A DNA window from Parabacteroides johnsonii DSM 18315 contains the following coding sequences:
- a CDS encoding AMP-binding protein → MLERFIDKTTFESQEDFRKNFKIKVPENFNFGYDVVDAWAEEAPDKIALCWTNDQGEHIDFTFADLKKQTDRTAAYFQSLGIGHGDMVMLILKRRYEFWFSIIALHKLGAVVIPATHLLTKKDIVYRANAADIKMIVCAGEEVITKHIIDSLPDSPSIKSVVSVGPDIPEGFEDFHKGIENAAPFVRPEHPNSNDDISLMYFTSGTTGNPKMVAHDFTYPLGHIVTGSFWHNLHKDSLHLTIADTGWGKAVWGKLYGQWIAGATVFVYDHEKFTPADMLQMIQDYRITSLCAPPTIFRFLIREDLTKYDLSSLQYCTIAGEALNPAVFDTFYKLTGIKLMEGFGQTETTLTVATFPWMEPKPGSMGVPNPQYDVDLLRPDGTRAEDGEQGQIVIHTTNGKPIGLFKEYYRDAERTREAWHDGLYYTGDVAWRDEDGYLWFVGRADDVIKSSGYRIGPFEVESALMTHPAVVECAITGVPDEIRGQVVKATIVLAKDYKEKAGEALVKELQDHVKKVTAPYKYPRVVEFVDELPKTISGKIRRVEIRATDNEKKHTK, encoded by the coding sequence ATGTTAGAAAGATTCATAGACAAAACGACTTTCGAGTCGCAAGAAGATTTTAGAAAGAATTTCAAGATAAAAGTCCCGGAGAACTTCAACTTCGGATATGACGTAGTAGATGCATGGGCGGAAGAAGCCCCCGATAAGATTGCGCTTTGCTGGACAAACGACCAGGGAGAACATATCGATTTCACCTTTGCCGACCTGAAGAAACAGACCGACCGGACAGCCGCCTATTTCCAGTCGCTGGGGATCGGCCACGGTGATATGGTCATGTTGATATTGAAACGCCGTTATGAATTCTGGTTCTCGATTATCGCGTTGCATAAATTGGGAGCTGTGGTGATCCCTGCTACTCACCTGTTGACAAAGAAAGATATCGTCTATCGTGCGAATGCCGCCGATATCAAGATGATCGTCTGCGCGGGCGAGGAAGTGATCACCAAACATATTATCGACTCGTTGCCCGATTCCCCCTCTATAAAGAGTGTTGTTTCGGTAGGTCCCGACATACCCGAAGGATTCGAGGATTTCCACAAAGGCATCGAAAACGCGGCTCCGTTCGTACGGCCGGAACATCCGAATAGCAATGACGACATTTCACTGATGTATTTTACTTCCGGTACGACCGGCAACCCGAAGATGGTAGCGCACGATTTCACCTACCCGCTGGGGCATATCGTGACTGGAAGTTTCTGGCACAACCTGCATAAAGACAGCCTCCACCTGACGATTGCCGACACCGGTTGGGGGAAAGCCGTATGGGGTAAACTGTATGGACAGTGGATTGCCGGAGCAACCGTATTCGTGTACGACCACGAGAAATTCACACCGGCCGATATGTTGCAGATGATACAGGACTACCGCATCACATCTTTATGCGCACCTCCTACGATCTTTCGTTTCCTGATACGCGAAGACCTGACGAAATATGACCTGTCGTCCCTCCAATATTGTACCATTGCCGGTGAAGCTTTGAACCCTGCCGTATTCGACACGTTCTACAAACTGACAGGCATCAAGTTGATGGAAGGTTTCGGGCAGACGGAAACAACCTTGACCGTCGCCACGTTCCCGTGGATGGAGCCGAAACCCGGCTCGATGGGTGTCCCCAATCCTCAGTACGACGTAGACTTGTTACGCCCGGACGGAACCCGTGCCGAAGATGGCGAACAGGGACAGATCGTGATCCACACTACAAACGGCAAGCCGATCGGTCTTTTCAAGGAATATTACCGGGATGCCGAACGCACACGTGAAGCATGGCACGACGGTCTATACTATACGGGCGATGTCGCCTGGCGTGATGAAGACGGGTACCTCTGGTTCGTAGGCCGTGCCGATGATGTTATCAAGAGTTCCGGCTACCGTATCGGCCCGTTTGAAGTAGAAAGCGCCCTGATGACACATCCGGCGGTTGTAGAATGTGCCATCACTGGTGTTCCGGACGAAATCCGCGGACAAGTGGTAAAAGCCACCATCGTACTGGCAAAGGACTACAAAGAAAAAGCCGGAGAAGCTTTGGTCAAAGAATTACAAGACCATGTCAAAAAAGTGACAGCTCCGTACAAATACCCACGTGTCGTCGAGTTCGTAGACGAACTGCCGAAGACGATCAGCGGCAAAATACGCCGAGTCGAAATCCGAGCAACCGACAATGAAAAGAAACATACAAAATAA
- a CDS encoding helix-turn-helix domain-containing protein, producing MNEQIKQIAERLAGLRDALEITPEEMAGVCNLTPEQYMKLESGTVDISVSVLHQISQAYGVELTTLMFGDEPKMSSYFITRKGKGIAVERTKAYKYQSLAAGFAGRKADPFMVTVHPTSDDTPIYLNSHPGQEYNMVLKGRLQLQINNKELILEEGDSIYFNSELPHGMKALDGEKVSFLAIIL from the coding sequence ATGAACGAACAGATAAAACAAATTGCGGAGCGTTTGGCCGGACTTCGGGATGCATTGGAAATTACGCCTGAAGAAATGGCTGGGGTTTGCAACCTGACTCCCGAACAGTATATGAAGCTGGAAAGCGGTACTGTAGATATTTCAGTAAGTGTATTGCATCAGATTTCGCAGGCCTACGGCGTAGAACTGACGACACTGATGTTCGGTGACGAACCGAAGATGAGCAGTTACTTCATTACCCGTAAGGGAAAAGGCATCGCTGTAGAGCGGACCAAAGCCTATAAATACCAGTCACTTGCCGCCGGTTTTGCCGGTCGTAAAGCAGACCCGTTCATGGTTACCGTCCACCCAACATCTGACGATACACCGATTTATCTGAACTCGCATCCCGGACAAGAATATAATATGGTACTGAAAGGACGCCTACAGCTACAAATCAATAACAAAGAACTGATACTGGAAGAAGGCGACAGTATCTATTTCAACTCCGAACTGCCGCATGGAATGAAGGCACTCGATGGAGAAAAGGTTAGTTTTCTGGCCATAATACTGTGA
- a CDS encoding ferredoxin codes for MAIKSVWIEEDCIACGTCEGICPEVFQVTDRSRVKEGVDFNDYEEGIKEAAESCPVSVIKYD; via the coding sequence ATGGCTATAAAGAGTGTTTGGATAGAAGAAGATTGTATCGCTTGCGGTACATGCGAAGGTATTTGTCCCGAAGTATTTCAGGTCACAGATCGCTCACGTGTAAAAGAAGGAGTTGACTTCAACGATTATGAAGAAGGCATAAAGGAAGCTGCCGAAAGTTGCCCGGTCAGTGTTATCAAATATGATTAA
- the pruA gene encoding L-glutamate gamma-semialdehyde dehydrogenase, whose product MDNAIFSFPKPINEPVKAYAPGSSEKASLKKALAQLSSEEWDIPLVIGGKEIRTGNTGKVVMPHDHHHVLATYHKAGEKEVQMAIDAAMKAHKEWSELPWVERASVMLRVAELLSTKYRYILNASVMLGQSKNPFQAEIDAPCELIDFLRFSTFYASQVYADQPYSETGILNRMEYRALEGFVFSLTPFNFTSIASNLNMAPAMMGNVAVWKPSTTAIHSNYFLMKVFQEAGLPDGVVNFIPGQGSVIGKVVTASRDLGGFHFTGSTSTFNTLWRQIGENLGHYKSYPKIVGETGGKNFIFVHPSAPALDVATAIVRGAFEYQGQKCSAGSRAYIPASLWKEVKEYVGDMLKEIKMGDVQDFTNFINAVIDEASFDNIMSYIDYAKQSPDAEIVFGGNGDKSVGYFVEPTVIQTTDPMFKSMVEEIFGPVITIYVYDDNKYEETLELCDRTSPYGLTGSIFARDRYAIDMAFNKLRYAAGNFYINDKPTGAVIAQQPFGGSRASGTNDKAGGPLNLIRWTNARCIKEALVPPTSYGYPFLGEK is encoded by the coding sequence ATGGACAACGCAATTTTTAGTTTCCCCAAACCTATTAACGAGCCGGTAAAAGCCTATGCTCCCGGTTCAAGTGAAAAAGCATCCTTGAAAAAGGCGCTTGCACAGCTCTCTTCTGAAGAATGGGATATACCATTAGTTATCGGAGGTAAAGAAATCCGTACAGGCAATACCGGCAAAGTCGTAATGCCTCATGACCACCATCATGTTTTGGCAACTTATCATAAGGCTGGGGAGAAAGAAGTGCAGATGGCTATCGATGCAGCCATGAAGGCGCATAAGGAATGGTCCGAACTTCCTTGGGTGGAACGTGCTTCCGTCATGCTGCGTGTGGCAGAATTGCTTTCCACTAAATATCGTTATATATTGAACGCTTCCGTCATGTTGGGACAAAGCAAGAATCCGTTCCAGGCGGAAATCGACGCGCCTTGCGAATTGATCGATTTCCTTCGTTTCAGTACGTTCTATGCCAGCCAGGTATACGCCGACCAGCCTTATTCGGAAACTGGTATACTGAACCGTATGGAATATCGTGCTTTGGAAGGTTTTGTGTTCTCGCTCACGCCGTTCAACTTTACCTCTATTGCTTCTAACTTGAACATGGCTCCTGCTATGATGGGAAACGTGGCCGTCTGGAAACCGTCGACGACAGCTATCCATTCCAATTATTTCCTGATGAAAGTATTTCAGGAAGCCGGTTTGCCCGACGGTGTCGTCAATTTTATCCCGGGGCAGGGAAGCGTGATCGGCAAGGTCGTGACGGCCAGCCGTGATTTAGGTGGTTTCCATTTCACAGGTTCCACTTCTACATTTAATACCCTTTGGCGGCAGATCGGTGAGAATTTGGGACATTATAAATCTTATCCGAAGATTGTCGGCGAGACAGGCGGCAAGAACTTTATCTTCGTTCATCCTTCTGCTCCGGCTTTGGATGTTGCAACTGCTATCGTACGTGGTGCGTTTGAGTACCAAGGGCAGAAATGTTCGGCAGGTTCACGTGCCTATATCCCTGCTTCACTCTGGAAAGAAGTGAAGGAATATGTCGGTGATATGTTGAAAGAAATCAAAATGGGAGATGTCCAAGACTTCACGAACTTTATCAATGCGGTTATCGATGAAGCTTCGTTCGACAACATCATGAGCTATATCGATTATGCAAAGCAGTCCCCTGATGCAGAAATCGTTTTCGGAGGAAATGGGGATAAGTCTGTAGGTTATTTTGTTGAACCGACTGTGATTCAAACGACAGATCCGATGTTCAAGAGCATGGTGGAGGAAATTTTCGGTCCGGTTATCACGATCTATGTGTATGATGATAATAAATATGAAGAAACACTCGAACTCTGCGACCGTACATCTCCGTATGGTTTGACCGGTTCTATTTTTGCACGTGATCGTTATGCGATCGATATGGCATTCAATAAATTGCGTTATGCGGCGGGTAACTTCTATATCAACGACAAACCGACAGGCGCTGTCATTGCCCAGCAGCCGTTTGGCGGCTCGCGTGCTTCGGGTACGAATGATAAAGCCGGAGGACCGTTGAACTTGATCCGTTGGACAAATGCCCGCTGTATCAAAGAGGCGTTGGTTCCGCCGACAAGCTATGGTTATCCGTTTCTTGGAGAAAAGTAA
- a CDS encoding proline dehydrogenase family protein, with protein sequence MLDFNNTEIAFSAKSQSELKNAYLLFNTIKYPWLVKCASVASNIALKIHFPLGWAVKPTLYKQFVGGETLQDCTKAIDHLRKFNVRSTLDFSAEGEQTPEGIQATFEETIRSIDFAKGNDNLAYAVFKPSTIITDELLAKVSEKREELTIEEVKAYREFKERFMAFCQRAYDNDVRLIVDAEDYCFQDAIDTLTDEAMRRYNKKRAIVFATLQMYRHDRMPYLRRILDDAKEKGYIAGVKFVRGAYMEAERARAAALGYPDPICKNKQATDENFDEAVRFTMDHLDRFEMFMGTHNEESNYKLAKLIDEKGLKRDDSRIFFAQLLGMSDNISFNLAHEGYNVTKYVPYAKVRDVLPYLIRRAEENTSVAGQTSRELRMLKSELDRRKRGVSN encoded by the coding sequence ATGTTAGATTTTAATAATACCGAAATTGCTTTCTCTGCCAAATCGCAGTCCGAACTGAAAAATGCTTATTTGCTGTTCAACACAATCAAATATCCGTGGCTGGTAAAATGTGCCAGTGTGGCAAGTAATATTGCTTTGAAGATTCATTTCCCGTTAGGATGGGCTGTCAAACCGACTTTATACAAGCAATTTGTCGGAGGTGAAACGTTGCAGGATTGTACAAAGGCGATCGACCATCTGCGGAAGTTCAATGTACGTTCCACCTTGGACTTTTCAGCCGAAGGAGAGCAAACGCCCGAAGGAATACAGGCTACTTTTGAGGAAACCATACGTTCGATCGATTTTGCAAAGGGAAATGATAATCTGGCCTATGCCGTATTCAAACCGTCCACCATCATAACGGACGAACTTCTTGCCAAAGTATCCGAAAAGAGGGAGGAGCTGACCATCGAAGAAGTAAAAGCCTACCGTGAATTCAAGGAACGCTTTATGGCTTTTTGCCAGCGTGCTTACGACAATGACGTGCGCTTGATTGTGGATGCTGAGGACTATTGTTTTCAGGATGCCATCGACACTTTGACCGATGAGGCTATGCGCAGATATAATAAGAAGCGTGCGATTGTATTTGCAACCTTGCAAATGTATCGTCATGACCGTATGCCCTATTTACGCCGCATTTTGGATGATGCGAAAGAGAAAGGATATATTGCCGGTGTGAAATTCGTACGTGGCGCTTATATGGAAGCCGAGCGTGCCAGGGCTGCTGCTTTGGGATATCCCGATCCGATCTGTAAGAATAAGCAGGCAACGGACGAGAACTTTGACGAGGCTGTCCGCTTCACAATGGATCATCTTGATCGTTTCGAAATGTTTATGGGGACGCATAATGAGGAGAGTAATTATAAATTGGCCAAATTGATAGATGAAAAAGGCTTGAAGCGCGATGATTCTCGTATCTTCTTCGCTCAACTGTTGGGGATGAGTGACAATATCTCTTTCAACCTGGCCCATGAAGGCTATAACGTAACCAAATATGTGCCGTATGCAAAAGTACGAGATGTTTTGCCGTACCTGATCCGCCGTGCCGAGGAAAATACTTCGGTTGCCGGACAAACTAGCCGTGAACTTCGTATGCTGAAGTCTGAATTGGACCGAAGAAAGAGAGGTGTATCAAACTGA
- the proC gene encoding pyrroline-5-carboxylate reductase — protein MKITIIGAGNIGGAIARGLAKGHMFKASDITCTAQSDATLEKIRNTNPDFVLSLDNVEAVKGADIIIIAVKPWRVEEIIDQIKGVLNYDKQIIVSVAAGITFDLLNTYLTKNTGFDDCLVTPTIFRIMPNTAIEVLSSMTFVAARNASKEQTDLIVTIFNELGNAMLVEERLMSAGTALASSGIAFALRYIRAAIEGGVELGFYPKQAQEIVVHTVKGAVDLLLENKSNPEMEIDKVTTPGGITIKGLNEMELSGFTSSVIRGLKASK, from the coding sequence ATGAAAATCACAATTATCGGTGCCGGAAATATCGGCGGTGCCATAGCACGAGGATTGGCAAAAGGTCATATGTTTAAAGCATCAGACATCACTTGCACAGCACAATCAGATGCAACTCTGGAAAAGATAAGGAATACTAATCCAGATTTCGTCCTGTCTTTGGACAATGTAGAAGCGGTCAAAGGTGCCGATATCATCATCATTGCTGTAAAACCCTGGCGCGTGGAGGAAATTATCGATCAAATCAAAGGTGTACTCAACTACGACAAACAGATCATCGTTTCTGTTGCCGCAGGTATCACATTCGATTTGTTGAACACCTATCTGACCAAAAACACGGGGTTCGACGATTGCCTGGTTACCCCGACTATTTTCCGTATCATGCCGAATACGGCGATCGAAGTGCTCAGCAGTATGACCTTCGTAGCCGCCCGTAATGCTTCTAAGGAGCAAACAGACTTAATCGTTACTATCTTCAACGAATTGGGAAATGCGATGTTGGTCGAAGAACGCCTGATGTCTGCCGGAACAGCTTTGGCTTCCAGCGGAATTGCATTCGCCCTGCGCTATATCCGCGCCGCCATTGAAGGCGGTGTCGAACTAGGCTTTTACCCGAAACAGGCACAGGAAATTGTAGTTCATACGGTAAAAGGGGCTGTCGATCTCTTATTGGAAAACAAAAGCAATCCTGAAATGGAAATCGATAAGGTTACAACTCCAGGGGGTATCACCATCAAGGGGTTGAACGAAATGGAACTCTCCGGCTTCACTTCTTCCGTCATTCGGGGACTGAAAGCAAGTAAGTGA
- a CDS encoding C1 family peptidase: MKKTIIAVGMLFAMTMSATIHAQESEKKENEEGFVFTTVKENPITSIKNQNRAGTCWCYSTMAFLESELLRMGKGEYDLSEMFTVYNTYLDRADAAVRTHGDVSFSQGGSFYDVIYGMEAFGLVPEEEMRPGVMYGDTLSNHTELSALADAMVAAVAKGKLRKLQSDENNAMLWKKAVAAVHEIYLGKAPEKFTYKGKEYTPQSFYKSTGLNPSDYVSLTSYTHRPFYTQFPIEVQDNWRHGLSYNLPIDELMEVFDNAINTGYTIAWGSDVSESGFTRDGVAVMPDNEKVQELSGSDMAHWLKLKPEEKKLNTKPQPQKWCTQEERQLAYDNYETTDDHGMQIYGIAKDQEGNEYYMVKNSWGTSNKYEGIWYASKAFVRYKTMNIVVHKDALPKAIKAKLGIK, translated from the coding sequence ATGAAAAAGACAATTATTGCGGTTGGTATGCTGTTCGCCATGACGATGTCTGCAACAATCCATGCACAAGAATCAGAGAAGAAAGAAAATGAAGAAGGGTTTGTTTTTACGACAGTAAAGGAGAATCCGATCACTTCGATTAAGAACCAGAATCGCGCCGGAACTTGTTGGTGTTACTCGACAATGGCATTCCTGGAATCGGAATTGCTTCGTATGGGAAAGGGTGAATATGATTTATCCGAAATGTTTACGGTTTACAATACTTATCTGGATCGTGCGGATGCTGCTGTGCGTACTCACGGAGATGTTTCCTTTTCGCAAGGTGGTTCTTTCTATGACGTGATTTATGGAATGGAAGCTTTCGGCCTGGTTCCGGAAGAAGAAATGCGTCCGGGTGTGATGTATGGTGATACGTTGAGCAACCATACCGAACTTTCCGCCCTTGCGGATGCAATGGTCGCTGCTGTTGCCAAAGGCAAACTGCGTAAATTGCAATCAGATGAAAATAACGCCATGTTGTGGAAAAAAGCAGTTGCTGCCGTTCACGAAATTTATTTAGGCAAGGCTCCTGAGAAGTTTACTTATAAAGGTAAAGAATATACTCCGCAGTCTTTTTATAAGTCTACCGGTTTGAATCCTTCCGACTATGTGTCTTTGACTTCTTATACACATCGTCCGTTCTATACTCAATTCCCGATCGAGGTTCAGGATAACTGGCGTCATGGATTGTCTTACAACTTGCCTATCGACGAATTGATGGAAGTGTTCGACAATGCTATCAATACCGGTTATACAATTGCCTGGGGTTCTGACGTAAGCGAATCTGGTTTTACCCGTGATGGTGTAGCCGTTATGCCTGACAATGAAAAAGTTCAGGAACTAAGCGGTTCCGACATGGCCCATTGGTTGAAATTGAAACCGGAAGAAAAGAAACTGAATACAAAGCCTCAACCGCAGAAATGGTGTACACAGGAAGAACGCCAGCTGGCTTATGATAACTACGAAACGACTGATGACCACGGCATGCAGATTTATGGTATCGCTAAAGACCAGGAAGGTAACGAGTACTACATGGTGAAGAACTCTTGGGGTACTTCCAATAAGTATGAAGGTATCTGGTATGCATCCAAAGCATTTGTCCGTTACAAGACCATGAACATCGTCGTTCACAAAGATGCACTTCCTAAAGCAATCAAAGCTAAGTTGGGAATCAAATAA
- a CDS encoding copper resistance protein NlpE, giving the protein MKKYFIAVAALAFLAACNGKVAKDTPVLVEEESIAVAEAAPDAPSLPELPVVKAKPAKPINMRDSLKLDPKKGAVVQKKYKGTVPAADGPGIVYDLTLFYQQDSDDGVYALDATYLEAENGKDQTFTSTGKRQVKKGTPADASAIIYELIPSDGSMVFYFQAEGDSLTMLNQELQKAASDLNYTLKLVQ; this is encoded by the coding sequence ATGAAAAAGTATTTTATCGCAGTAGCAGCGCTGGCATTTTTGGCTGCATGTAACGGGAAGGTTGCAAAAGACACTCCCGTGTTGGTTGAAGAAGAAAGTATTGCTGTCGCCGAAGCGGCTCCCGATGCTCCTTCCCTGCCGGAGCTACCGGTAGTAAAGGCTAAACCCGCAAAGCCAATCAATATGCGCGACTCCTTGAAACTGGACCCGAAAAAGGGTGCGGTCGTACAGAAAAAATACAAAGGGACTGTTCCGGCAGCCGATGGCCCCGGTATCGTTTACGACCTGACTTTATTCTATCAGCAAGATAGCGATGACGGAGTTTATGCACTGGACGCCACTTATTTGGAAGCAGAAAACGGCAAAGACCAGACATTCACTTCTACCGGTAAACGCCAGGTAAAAAAAGGAACTCCTGCCGATGCAAGCGCAATCATATATGAACTGATTCCAAGTGACGGCAGCATGGTATTTTATTTCCAGGCAGAAGGGGATAGCCTGACCATGTTGAACCAGGAATTACAAAAAGCCGCCTCCGACCTTAATTACACGCTAAAACTCGTACAATAA
- a CDS encoding S9 family peptidase, producing MKLNKLILPVACILLAGNVSMAQIMPWENRTETDGDPFAQSEATTAKGRLHLEDVVGGRLVQTKGIGAMTWMKDGERYSRMEPNAETGGMDIVAYRAKDNRREVIIPSSMFINKETGKPIAIRSISWSTDNGKVLIYNNTKRVWRYDTKGDYWVLTLKDGTLRQLGKGLPQSSMMFAKFSPDGTRVAFVSNNNIYVEDVASGQITQLTYDGSQTIVNGTFDWVYEEEFACRDGFRWSPDGQYIAYWQSDTKGTGVFDIINNVDSIYPTILHFPYPKAGSTNSAVKVGYLPVTGGTTTWIEIPGDPRNNYIPRMEFIPGSNELFIQQMNRPQNTNKVWITRIGSSTPQNIFTDTDAAWLDTNDNIQWLKDNTWFTWESERDGWRHLYRISRDGKEIQPITKGNFDYISQVGTDLQKGLVYFIASPENYTQRYLYSAELFGKGEVKRLSPADQPGQHRYNMSPTGKWAVHTYSNAATPSVIDMVSFPKHQSVRVIEDNVKAREQYAALGLNPKEFVKVTSGDLELDAWMIKPVNFDPTKKYPVIIEVYGEPASSTVQDVWGGGDLWNQYVANLGYIVVSIDNRGANTPRGREWRKCIYGEVGTFASEDQARGIQDMARRYPFIDADRIGITGWSGGGSQTLNSMFRYPDVFHTGIAIAFVADQRTYDTIYQERYMNTPQNNPEGYRKGSPITYASGLKGNLLLIHGTGDDNVHYQNCEMLVDELVKHGKMFSQVSYPMRSHGIYERPGTTLHLRMTMAKYWLDHLPAGGR from the coding sequence ATGAAACTAAACAAACTCATTCTTCCGGTAGCGTGCATCCTGCTGGCCGGAAATGTAAGTATGGCACAAATCATGCCATGGGAAAACCGGACGGAGACGGACGGCGATCCGTTTGCACAAAGCGAAGCGACCACAGCAAAGGGTAGACTCCATTTGGAAGATGTCGTTGGAGGACGACTGGTGCAGACAAAAGGAATCGGCGCCATGACATGGATGAAGGATGGCGAACGATACAGCCGGATGGAACCAAACGCCGAGACAGGCGGTATGGACATTGTTGCCTACCGCGCCAAAGACAACCGGCGGGAAGTCATCATTCCTTCTTCTATGTTTATCAACAAAGAGACCGGGAAGCCGATTGCCATTCGCAGTATCTCCTGGAGCACTGACAACGGAAAGGTTTTGATCTATAATAATACGAAACGGGTATGGCGTTACGACACGAAGGGCGACTACTGGGTACTGACTCTGAAAGACGGGACTTTGCGCCAATTGGGGAAGGGACTTCCCCAATCGTCGATGATGTTTGCCAAATTCTCGCCTGACGGAACACGTGTGGCTTTCGTTTCGAACAATAATATATATGTAGAAGATGTCGCTTCCGGCCAGATCACGCAACTGACCTATGACGGGAGCCAGACGATCGTGAACGGTACATTCGACTGGGTGTATGAAGAAGAATTCGCCTGCCGCGACGGTTTCCGATGGAGCCCGGACGGACAGTATATCGCCTACTGGCAGAGCGACACGAAAGGAACGGGTGTGTTCGACATCATCAATAATGTGGATTCCATCTACCCGACCATCCTGCATTTCCCTTATCCGAAAGCCGGCAGCACGAACTCGGCGGTCAAAGTGGGCTATCTTCCAGTAACCGGGGGAACAACAACCTGGATCGAGATTCCCGGTGATCCGCGGAACAACTATATTCCCCGTATGGAGTTTATCCCCGGAAGCAACGAGCTGTTCATCCAGCAGATGAACCGTCCGCAGAACACGAACAAAGTCTGGATCACCCGCATCGGCAGTTCCACACCTCAAAACATCTTTACCGACACCGATGCTGCATGGCTGGACACGAACGACAATATTCAATGGCTGAAGGACAACACCTGGTTCACCTGGGAGAGCGAACGCGACGGATGGCGCCATCTCTATCGCATCAGCCGGGACGGGAAAGAGATACAGCCGATCACGAAAGGTAACTTCGACTATATATCACAAGTCGGGACGGATCTTCAGAAAGGATTGGTATATTTTATCGCTTCACCGGAAAACTATACCCAACGTTATCTCTACAGCGCAGAGCTTTTCGGAAAGGGAGAAGTGAAACGGCTCAGTCCGGCAGACCAGCCGGGACAGCATCGTTATAATATGTCGCCTACCGGAAAATGGGCGGTCCATACCTATAGCAATGCGGCGACTCCTTCGGTGATTGACATGGTTTCCTTTCCCAAACATCAATCTGTAAGGGTGATAGAGGACAATGTAAAGGCACGCGAACAATATGCCGCACTGGGACTGAACCCTAAAGAGTTCGTCAAAGTGACCTCCGGCGACCTCGAATTGGATGCCTGGATGATCAAACCGGTCAACTTCGATCCGACAAAGAAATACCCCGTCATCATAGAGGTCTATGGCGAACCGGCCAGTTCGACCGTACAGGACGTATGGGGCGGCGGCGACCTCTGGAACCAGTATGTCGCCAACCTCGGATATATCGTTGTCAGCATTGACAACCGAGGAGCCAACACTCCACGCGGCCGTGAATGGCGCAAATGTATCTATGGTGAAGTCGGCACGTTTGCTTCCGAAGACCAAGCACGAGGCATCCAGGATATGGCACGCCGTTATCCGTTTATCGATGCAGATCGTATCGGCATTACCGGATGGAGCGGCGGTGGAAGTCAGACGCTGAACTCCATGTTCCGTTATCCGGACGTCTTCCACACGGGTATCGCTATCGCTTTCGTTGCCGACCAACGCACCTACGACACGATCTACCAGGAACGGTATATGAACACGCCACAGAACAATCCGGAAGGTTACCGAAAAGGTTCTCCGATCACATACGCATCCGGACTGAAAGGAAATCTGCTCCTGATACACGGTACTGGCGACGACAACGTCCACTATCAAAACTGCGAGATGCTGGTCGATGAATTGGTGAAGCATGGCAAGATGTTCAGCCAAGTCAGCTATCCGATGCGCAGCCATGGCATTTACGAACGTCCGGGCACGACCTTACACTTGCGAATGACGATGGCCAAATACTGGCTGGACCATCTACCCGCCGGCGGTAGATAG